DNA sequence from the Streptomyces tsukubensis genome:
CCCGGGGCCGCCGGATATCCCGGGCAGGCCGGAGGTCCCGGACAGGCCGGGGGCACCGGGGCGGCCGGCGGAAGCGGGGGACTCGGTGGGCATGACCTCCACTCTCGGCCCCGGGACCGGTGCGCGGAAGGGGCCGCCGCCCCTGCTCGGCGGGGACGTTAGTCCCGCCCGGGCGGTGCCGGGTGGGCCGGAAAGCTCGGGTGACTGCGTCACGAAGAGTGATACCCCCTGTTGTGGCGTGGTACGCCTGCCGGTTCGCCTGCCGCTCGGCTCGACTCGACTCCTGAGCCGGGCCCCCGGGCCCGGGCCGGTTGCCCCGGCTCCCCCGGGGCGCGCTTGCTGGATTCGGGTGCGCCGCCGGACCGCCGGAGCCTCCGGCCCGCCCTGTCCGCCGGACCCACAGGGCTGCCGGGAGCCGGTCCGGCTTCCGGATCCACAGAGTCGCGGTCCCGTGGTCCCGGGAGCGGCCTCGGCCATCGGCCCCGTAAGCCGCCGTCCTTCCCGTCCCCGGGCGCCCGCCCTCGTCGCCGGGAGCGGTCAGGCCCTGGTACCTCCGCAGCCCGTACCCCTGTACGTCCCGCAGGGCCGCCCCCGGCAGCCGGTCTCCGGCGCCTTCCGCCGGTACGCCCCCGGGCCGCCCCCCGACGGCACCCCCTGCCCGAGCCGGAGGCTAGTACGTCCCGGACGGGGACGAGGACCTGCCCTCCGCCTGGAGCCGGGCCACGTACGCCGCCGCCTGCGAGCGCCGCTCCATGCCCAGCTTGCTGAGCAGGCTCGACACATAGTTCTTGATGGTCTTCTCGGCCAGGTGCAGCCGCTCGCCGATCGCGCGGTTGGTCATGCCCTCCCCGATCAGGTCGAGGATCCGCCGCTCCTGCTCCGTCAGCGAGGCGATCTTGTCGTCCCGTTTGGGACCGCCGTCCCGCAGCCGGGCGAGGACCCGCGCGGTGGCCACCGGATCCAGCAGGGAGCGCCCCGCCGCCACATCACGGACCGCCGACAGCAGCTCATTGCCCCGGATCGCCTTCAGCACATATCCCGAAGCGCCCGCCATGATGGCGTCGAAAAGCGCCTCGTCGTCCGCGAAGGACGTCAGCATCAGGCATTTGATGGACTCGTCCTGGGAACGGATCTCCCGGCAGACCTCCACCCCGCTGCCGTCCGGAAGCCGGACGTCCAGCACGGCGACATCGGGCCGCGTCGCCGGAATCCGGGCGAGGGCGTCCTCGGCCGTCCCGGCCTCGCCGACGACGACGATGTCGTCCTCGACCGAGAGCAGTTCATGAACGCCCCGGCGGACGACTTCATGATCATCGAGTAGGAATACGGTGATTTTTCCTTCTTCGCGCACGCTTGCAGTCTCACACATCGACTCTTCCCGTGCCCCGGGTGGCCGGGATACCGTGCGGTTGTTCCCGGCGGTTCACCAGGCCGCCATCCATGGCCGCGTCCAAGGCCCTGACCAGTGATTGTTCCCCCGGTGCCGCCCCATTTCGCGATTTACTTGGAAATCCAAGCAAAAATGCAGGTCAAATGGGGTTTCGCAGGAATGAGGGACACTGGGTAACGTGCTGAGGACAGGGCGCTCGCCGGGGCACCTGTCACGTCTGTTCCCGGCACCGCACCCACCCCGTGCGGGGAGCGGGAGCGGACGAGCCTCCCCGGCCTCCTGAGGCCCGGGGCGACCCCAGCCTCCCGGCGAACCCGGGGGACCGGACAGACGGAGGAGCACGCACGTGACCGTGGAGAGCACTGCCGCCCGGAAACCGCGGAGGACCGGCGGCACCAAGCGCGTGAGCGCCGCGAAGAAGGCACAGCCGGCCCGGCCGGGGCCTTCCGAGCCGCAGCTCGTTCAGTTGCTGAACCCCGAGGGGGAGCGCGTCCCGCACCCCGATTTCGATCTCGACCCGACGCCCGAAGAGCTGCGCGGCTACTACCGGGACATGGTCCTGACCCGCCGCTTCGACGCCGAGGCCACCGCCCTCCAGCGCCAGGGCGAGCTGGGCCTGTGGGCGTCCCTGCTGGGCCAGGAGGCCGCGCAGATCGGCTCCGGCCGGGCCCTGCGCGACGACGACTACGTCTTCCCGACCTACCGCGAGCACGGCGTCGCCTGGTGCCGCGGAGTCGACCCGACGAATCTGCTGGGCATGTTCCGCGGCGTCAACAACGGCGGCTGGGACCCCAGGAGCAACAACTTCCACCTCTACACCATCGTGATCGGTTCGCAGACGCTGCACGCCACCGGCTACGCGATGGGCATCACCAAGGACGGCGCCGATTCCGCCGTGATCGCCTACTTCGGCGACGGTGCCTCCAGCCAGGGCGATGTGGCCGAGTCCTTCACCTTCTCCGCGGTCTACAACGCGCCCGTCGTCTTCTTCTGCCAGAACAACCAGTGGGCGATCTCGGAGCCCACCGAACGCCAGACCCGGGTGCCGCTCTACCAGCGCGCCCAGGGTTACGGCTTCCCCGGCGTCCGCGTCGACGGCAACGACGTCCTCGCCTGTCTCGCCGTCACCCGCTGGGCGCTGGAGCGGGCCCGCCGCGGCGAAGGCCCCACCCTGGTCGAGGCCTTCACCTACCGCATGGGCGCGCACACCACCTCCGACGACCCCACCAAGTACCGCGCCGACGACGAGCGCGCCGCCTGGGAGGCCAAGGACCCGATCCTGCGGCTCCGCCGCCATCTGGAGCGGGAGGGCCACGCGGACGAGGCCTTCTTCGCCGCGCTGGAGGAGGAGAGCGACGTCCTCGCCAAGCGGGTGCGGGAGGCCGTGCGGTCGATGCCCGACCCCGACCCGATGGCGATGTTCGACAACGTCTACGCGGACGGGCACGCGCTCGTCGACGAGGAGCGCGCCCAGTTCGCCGCGTACCAGGCGTCCTTCGCGGACGCCCCCGGCCACGCGACCGGCACCGACGCGCACGGAGAGGGGCACTGACCGTGGCCGTACAGAAACTTCCCCTCGCCAAGGCGCTCAACGAATCGCTGCGCACGGCGCTGGAGACCGACCCCAAGGTCCTGATCATGGGTGAGGACGTCGGCAAGCTCGGCGGCGTCTTCCGGATCACCGACGGGCTCCAGAAGGACTTCGGCGAGGACCGGGTGATCGACACCCCGCTGGCCGAGTCCGGCATCATCGGCACCGCCATCGGGCTCGCCCTGCGCGGCTACCGCCCGGTCGCCGAGATCCAGTTCGACGGCTTCGTCTTCCCCGCGTACGACCAGATCGTCACCCAGCTCGCGAAGATGCACGCCCGCGCGCTGGGAGCGGTCAAGCTGCCGGTCGTCGTGCGGATTCCGTACGGCGGCGGGATCGGCGCGGTGGAGCACCACAGCGAATCGCCGGAAGCGCTGTTCGCCCATGTCGCCGGATTGAAGGTCGTCACGCCGTCGAACGCGTCCGACGCCTACTGGATGCTCCAGCAGGCCATCCAGAGCGACGACCCGGTCATCTTCTTCGAGCCCAAGCGGCGCTACTGGGACAAGGGCGAGCTGGACACCGAGGCGATCCCCGGACCGCTGCACACCGCCCGGGTGGTGCGCGAGGGCGACCGGATCACGCTGGCGGCGTACGGGCCGATGGTGAAGGTCTGTACGGAGGCCGCGGCGGCCGCCGCCGAGGACGGCGTCTCGGTCGAGGTGCTCGATCTGCGGTCGGTCTCGCCGCTCGACTTCGACACCATCCAGCGGTCGGTCGAGAAGACCGGCAGGCTGGTGGTGGTGCACGAGGCACCGGTGTTCTACGGTTCGGGCGCGGAGATCGCCGCCCGGATCACGGAGCGCTGCTTCTACCACCTGGAGGCACCGGTGCTGAGGGTCGGCGGTTTCCACGCCCCCTACCCGCCGGCGCGGCTGGAGGAGGAGTACCTGCCGGGTCTGGACCGGGTGCTCGACGCCGTCGACCGCGCGCTGGCGTACTGAGGAACGAGGGAGTGCCGAGATCATGACGGAGAACGCTTCGCGCTTCCGTGAGTTCAAGATGCCCGATGTGGGCGAGGGACTCACCGAGGCGGAGATCCTCAAGTGGTACGTACAGCCCGGTGACACCGTCACCGACGGGCAGGTCGTCTGCGAGGTCGAGACGGCGAAGGCGGCGGTCGAGCTGCCCATCCCGTACGACGGCGTGGTGCACGAGCTGCGCTTCCCGGAGGGCACGACGGTCGACGTCGGCCAGGTGATCATCTCCGTGGACGTGGCCCCGGGCACGGCGTCCGGGGAGGCATCCGGGGAGACGGTGGGCGGGGCCGCCTCGGGGGAGGCCCCCGCCGCACCGGCCACTGCCGCACCGGCCCCCGCGGCGCAGGCTTCTGCCGAAGAGGCGCCGAAGGGGCGTACGCCGGTGCTCGTCGGCTACGGCGTCACCGAGACGTCCACCCGGCGCAGGCCCCGTAAAACTACGGCCCCCGCCGCGCAGGTGCCGGTCCAGCAGGCCGCCGCCGCGCTCCAGGGAGAGCTGAACGGCAACGGGACCGGTGCGGGCGGCGGCGGGCTGAACGGCAGCCGGGCCCTCGCCGACGTCCCGCCGGGCGCGCTCGGCCCCCGTCCGCTGGCGAAGCCGCCGGTACGGAAGCTGGCCAAGGACCTCGGTGTCGATCTGGCGCAGGTCAGGCCCACCGGCCCGGACGGCATCATCACCCGCGACGACGTACGCGCGGTGGTCGCCGCCCCGGCCCCGGAGACCGCCCCGGCCCCCGCCGGCGAGGTCCTGCCCCCGGTGGCCCCGGTGGCCCCGGTGGCCCCGGTGCAGTCCGGTGCCCGGGAGACCCGTATCCCGGTCAAGGGGGTACGGAAGGCGACCGCGGCGGCCATGGTCGGCAGTGCCTTCACCGCTCCGCACGTCACCGAGTTCGTCACCTTCGACATCAGCCGCACGATGAAGCTGGTCGAGGAGTTGAAGACGGATCCGGATCTGGCGGGGGTGCGGGTCAATCCGCTGCTGCTGATCGCCCGGGCGCTGCTGGTCGCCGTCCGGCGCAACCCCGGGATCAACGCCTCCTGGGACGAGGCCAACCAGGAGATCGTCCAGAAGCACTACGTCAATCTGGGCATCGCCGCGGCCACCCCGCGCGGTCTGATCGTGCCGAACGTCAAGGACGCCCAGGACAAGACCCTGCCCGAACTGGCCGCCGCCCTCGGTGAACTGGTCTCGGTGGCCCGGGAGGGGAAGACCACGCCCGCCGCGATGCAGGGCGGCACGATCACCATCACCAACGTCGGTGTCTTCGGCATCGACAGCGGGACCCCGATCCTGAACCCGGGCGAGTCCGCGATCCTCGCGGTCGGTGCCATCAAGCTCCGGCCCTGGGTCCACAAGGGGAAGGTGAAGCCGCGTCAGGTCACCACGCTGGGGCTGTCGTTCGACCACCGGCTGATCGACGGTGAACTGGGCTCGCGCTTCCTGGCGGACGTCGCCGCGATCCTGGAGCAGCCGAAGAAGCTGATCACCTGGGTCTGAGTACCTGGGTCCGAGCACCCTGCTCAACAGCCCGGGGCCCGTGACCAGGCACATGGTCACGGGCCCCGGGCTGTGGTGTGTCACCGGCCGGAAGGCATCAGTCCTGCTGGGCGCCCGCCGGGAGCGTGCGGAGCTGCATGGTCTTCGCGGTCGTCGACTTGAAGCCGTAGTCCAGGAGCTTCGCGGCGTCCGTGAAGCGGTCGGTGCCGTTCAGGGCGACACCGATGTACGTCTTGCCGTTACGGGTGGCGGCGAACACCAGGCAGGGGCCGGCAGCCGTGCCCGTACCCGTCTTCACACCGACAGCGCCCGAGTAGGAGCCGAGCAGCTTGTTGGTGTTGTACCAGGTGTACGTGCGCTTCTTGCCGTTCGAAGCGGTGGCCACGGC
Encoded proteins:
- a CDS encoding response regulator encodes the protein MREEGKITVFLLDDHEVVRRGVHELLSVEDDIVVVGEAGTAEDALARIPATRPDVAVLDVRLPDGSGVEVCREIRSQDESIKCLMLTSFADDEALFDAIMAGASGYVLKAIRGNELLSAVRDVAAGRSLLDPVATARVLARLRDGGPKRDDKIASLTEQERRILDLIGEGMTNRAIGERLHLAEKTIKNYVSSLLSKLGMERRSQAAAYVARLQAEGRSSSPSGTY
- the pdhA gene encoding pyruvate dehydrogenase (acetyl-transferring) E1 component subunit alpha, with the protein product MTVESTAARKPRRTGGTKRVSAAKKAQPARPGPSEPQLVQLLNPEGERVPHPDFDLDPTPEELRGYYRDMVLTRRFDAEATALQRQGELGLWASLLGQEAAQIGSGRALRDDDYVFPTYREHGVAWCRGVDPTNLLGMFRGVNNGGWDPRSNNFHLYTIVIGSQTLHATGYAMGITKDGADSAVIAYFGDGASSQGDVAESFTFSAVYNAPVVFFCQNNQWAISEPTERQTRVPLYQRAQGYGFPGVRVDGNDVLACLAVTRWALERARRGEGPTLVEAFTYRMGAHTTSDDPTKYRADDERAAWEAKDPILRLRRHLEREGHADEAFFAALEEESDVLAKRVREAVRSMPDPDPMAMFDNVYADGHALVDEERAQFAAYQASFADAPGHATGTDAHGEGH
- a CDS encoding alpha-ketoacid dehydrogenase subunit beta, coding for MAVQKLPLAKALNESLRTALETDPKVLIMGEDVGKLGGVFRITDGLQKDFGEDRVIDTPLAESGIIGTAIGLALRGYRPVAEIQFDGFVFPAYDQIVTQLAKMHARALGAVKLPVVVRIPYGGGIGAVEHHSESPEALFAHVAGLKVVTPSNASDAYWMLQQAIQSDDPVIFFEPKRRYWDKGELDTEAIPGPLHTARVVREGDRITLAAYGPMVKVCTEAAAAAAEDGVSVEVLDLRSVSPLDFDTIQRSVEKTGRLVVVHEAPVFYGSGAEIAARITERCFYHLEAPVLRVGGFHAPYPPARLEEEYLPGLDRVLDAVDRALAY
- a CDS encoding dihydrolipoamide acetyltransferase family protein, translated to MTENASRFREFKMPDVGEGLTEAEILKWYVQPGDTVTDGQVVCEVETAKAAVELPIPYDGVVHELRFPEGTTVDVGQVIISVDVAPGTASGEASGETVGGAASGEAPAAPATAAPAPAAQASAEEAPKGRTPVLVGYGVTETSTRRRPRKTTAPAAQVPVQQAAAALQGELNGNGTGAGGGGLNGSRALADVPPGALGPRPLAKPPVRKLAKDLGVDLAQVRPTGPDGIITRDDVRAVVAAPAPETAPAPAGEVLPPVAPVAPVAPVQSGARETRIPVKGVRKATAAAMVGSAFTAPHVTEFVTFDISRTMKLVEELKTDPDLAGVRVNPLLLIARALLVAVRRNPGINASWDEANQEIVQKHYVNLGIAAATPRGLIVPNVKDAQDKTLPELAAALGELVSVAREGKTTPAAMQGGTITITNVGVFGIDSGTPILNPGESAILAVGAIKLRPWVHKGKVKPRQVTTLGLSFDHRLIDGELGSRFLADVAAILEQPKKLITWV